Proteins co-encoded in one Haladaptatus sp. ZSTT2 genomic window:
- a CDS encoding IMP cyclohydrolase, which translates to MYVGRFIVIGPDIGAYRVSSRSFPNRQVVDREGTLTVAPTADAEPTDNPYVSYNCLRIAGDTAVVGNGSHVDPITEKIERGYPARDALVEALLAMDYEKDSYNTPRIAGTVGERSYIGTVRSDALIVKEVTEPTLVATYESDTPESYPLNTKAATEAAKAVYDADLEHAVCAAAVARTESGFETAIENGN; encoded by the coding sequence ATGTACGTTGGACGATTCATCGTCATCGGGCCAGACATCGGTGCGTATCGCGTTTCCTCCCGCTCGTTTCCGAACCGCCAGGTCGTAGACCGTGAGGGGACGCTCACCGTCGCGCCAACCGCCGACGCCGAACCGACGGACAACCCCTACGTCTCGTACAACTGCCTGCGCATCGCGGGCGACACCGCCGTCGTCGGCAACGGTTCGCACGTAGACCCCATCACCGAGAAAATCGAACGCGGCTACCCCGCCCGCGACGCACTCGTGGAAGCCCTCCTGGCGATGGACTACGAGAAAGACAGCTACAACACCCCGCGCATCGCCGGCACCGTAGGCGAGCGAAGTTACATCGGCACCGTCCGCAGCGACGCGCTCATCGTGAAAGAAGTGACCGAACCGACCCTCGTCGCCACCTACGAGAGCGACACCCCCGAATCCTACCCGCTCAACACCAAAGCCGCCACAGAAGCCGCAAAAGCCGTCTACGACGCGGACTTAGAACACGCCGTCTGTGCCGCCGCCGTCGCCCGCACCGAAAGCGGCTTCGAGACGGCCATTGAGAACGGGAACTAA
- a CDS encoding metallophosphoesterase family protein — MKLGVIADVHSNLVALEAVMEAMPAVDALVCAGDVVGYNPWPGECIDLLRANDCVSIMGNHDRAVVTGTTDHFNGMARAGVRYAARVLSSDQFEWLAALPPTRTECAGRVKLVHGHPDDPDRYTYPDLFDAAMLRGEDVLVTGHTHVQGHRTFEEGVVLNPGSVGQPRDGDPRAAFAVVDVETMSVDERRVSYDIDAVEEKVNAVGLPEDIATRLRRGR, encoded by the coding sequence ATGAAACTCGGCGTCATCGCTGACGTACACAGCAACCTCGTCGCCTTAGAAGCCGTCATGGAGGCGATGCCCGCGGTCGATGCGCTCGTCTGTGCCGGTGACGTGGTCGGCTACAACCCGTGGCCCGGCGAGTGTATCGACCTGCTTAGAGCGAACGACTGTGTCTCGATTATGGGCAACCACGACCGCGCCGTCGTGACCGGCACGACCGACCACTTCAACGGGATGGCCCGGGCGGGGGTGCGCTACGCAGCGCGTGTCCTGTCGAGCGACCAGTTCGAGTGGCTCGCCGCCCTCCCACCAACGCGCACCGAGTGTGCTGGACGAGTGAAACTCGTCCATGGCCACCCGGACGACCCCGACCGCTACACCTACCCCGACCTGTTCGACGCCGCGATGCTCCGCGGCGAGGACGTGCTCGTGACCGGCCACACCCATGTCCAGGGCCACCGCACCTTCGAGGAGGGAGTCGTGTTGAATCCCGGCAGCGTCGGCCAGCCCCGCGACGGCGACCCGCGCGCCGCCTTTGCCGTGGTCGATGTGGAAACAATGAGCGTCGATGAACGGCGCGTCAGCTACGACATCGACGCGGTCGAGGAGAAAGTGAACGCAGTCGGACTGCCAGAAGACATCGCCACTCGGCTGCGTCGCGGTCGGTAA
- a CDS encoding tryptophanase codes for MTAYKSKMVEPIHLPSREVREENLERAGYNMFNLPSEDVYIDLLTDSGTGTMSAKQWAAMMLGDEAYAGSRSFDNLQDAVSDVMGFEYVIPTHQGRGAENVLYGTLLEAGNVVPNNTHFDTTRAHVANAGAEAVDCPVDGAMELQSDEPFKGNFDLDKGWAVVEEHGEDAVPVVILTITNNSTAGQPVSMENIRAVSEFAADIDATFVMDACRFAENAYFIQQREADYANHSVAEIAREELSYADALVMSGKKDALVNIGGFVACRDETLFEHARQRAILYEGFSTYGGLAGRDIEAMAQGLREAVTQEYIESRVGQVQELATLLDAADLPVYLPAGGHAVYLDAEGFFPHIPLDQFPGQALACELYREGGVRGVELGSFAFPGTNRPELVRLAIPRRTYHREHLEHIADTVAGVYDRRDSVSGLEIVSEPPMKELRHFSAELRPV; via the coding sequence ATGACTGCGTACAAATCGAAGATGGTAGAGCCGATTCACCTGCCATCACGCGAGGTTCGAGAGGAAAATCTCGAACGCGCTGGCTACAACATGTTCAACCTCCCCTCAGAAGACGTGTACATCGACCTGCTCACCGACTCGGGCACGGGCACGATGAGCGCGAAACAGTGGGCGGCGATGATGCTCGGTGACGAAGCCTACGCCGGCAGCCGGAGCTTCGATAACCTCCAAGACGCCGTCTCTGACGTGATGGGCTTTGAGTACGTCATTCCGACCCACCAAGGCCGGGGCGCAGAGAACGTCCTCTACGGGACGCTCCTCGAAGCCGGTAACGTCGTCCCGAACAACACGCACTTCGACACGACGCGCGCCCACGTCGCAAACGCCGGTGCAGAAGCCGTTGACTGTCCCGTAGACGGCGCGATGGAGCTGCAATCGGACGAGCCGTTTAAGGGCAACTTCGACCTCGACAAGGGCTGGGCCGTGGTCGAAGAACACGGCGAAGACGCCGTCCCCGTCGTCATTCTCACCATCACCAACAACTCGACGGCCGGCCAGCCGGTGAGCATGGAAAACATCCGCGCCGTCAGCGAGTTCGCAGCCGACATCGACGCCACGTTCGTCATGGACGCCTGCCGATTCGCCGAAAACGCCTACTTCATCCAGCAGCGCGAGGCCGACTACGCGAACCACTCGGTCGCAGAAATCGCCCGCGAGGAACTCTCCTACGCCGACGCGCTCGTCATGAGCGGGAAGAAAGACGCGCTCGTGAACATCGGCGGCTTCGTCGCCTGCCGCGATGAGACTCTCTTCGAACACGCCCGCCAGCGCGCCATCCTCTACGAGGGCTTTTCGACCTACGGCGGCCTCGCCGGGCGCGATATTGAAGCCATGGCACAGGGGCTTCGCGAGGCGGTCACGCAGGAGTACATCGAATCGCGCGTCGGCCAAGTCCAGGAACTCGCCACGCTTCTCGATGCGGCTGACCTCCCCGTCTACCTCCCCGCAGGCGGCCACGCTGTCTACCTTGACGCAGAAGGCTTCTTCCCGCACATCCCGCTCGACCAGTTCCCCGGACAGGCGCTCGCCTGCGAACTCTACCGCGAGGGCGGCGTCCGCGGCGTCGAACTCGGGAGCTTTGCCTTCCCCGGCACGAACCGCCCGGAACTCGTCCGCCTCGCCATCCCGCGGCGCACCTACCACCGCGAACACTTAGAGCACATCGCAGACACTGTCGCAGGCGTCTATGACCGACGCGACTCGGTGTCAGGGCTCGAAATCGTCTCTGAACCGCCGATGAAAGAACTGCGCCACTTCTCTGCGGAACTCCGCCCGGTCTGA
- a CDS encoding aspartate kinase, whose amino-acid sequence MRVVAKFGGTSLGSGDRINRAADSIAAAVAAGHEIAVVASAMGSTTDDLLDEITFEAGEADRAEIVSMGERTSVRMLKAALTARGVNAVFLEPGSEGWPIITDEHGEVDVDVTKANAAALAKTMDDVVPVITGFLAQDHAGNVTTLGRGGSDTTAVMLGKYTGADQVVIVTDVEGVMTGDPRVVEGARNVSQITVDELRDLSFRGAEVVAPSALTYKDENLDVRVVHYQHGDLLSGGTSIEGQFENIIDLRETRLACITVAGRSIRNKPGILATLSQKLGEADINIDAVASGMDSVTFYIAADRASEAEKVLHECVVEEELLSSVTVEDDIAVIRVTGGLMSEPGVVRDIIGPLADAHISIHDIITSASSVGVFVDWDVRESALKAIQSDF is encoded by the coding sequence ATGCGCGTAGTTGCAAAGTTCGGCGGCACCAGCCTCGGCAGCGGTGACCGAATCAATCGAGCAGCCGATTCGATAGCGGCTGCGGTGGCCGCGGGCCACGAAATCGCCGTCGTCGCGAGCGCGATGGGGTCTACGACGGACGACCTGCTCGACGAAATCACGTTCGAAGCCGGTGAGGCAGACCGCGCAGAAATCGTGAGTATGGGCGAGCGCACCAGCGTCCGAATGCTGAAAGCCGCCCTCACTGCCCGCGGCGTAAACGCAGTGTTTCTCGAACCCGGCAGCGAGGGCTGGCCAATCATCACCGACGAACACGGCGAGGTGGACGTAGACGTCACGAAAGCAAACGCCGCAGCACTCGCCAAAACGATGGACGATGTCGTCCCCGTCATCACGGGCTTTCTCGCCCAAGACCACGCGGGCAACGTCACCACGCTCGGCCGCGGTGGCAGTGACACGACGGCGGTGATGCTCGGCAAGTACACCGGCGCAGACCAGGTCGTCATCGTCACCGACGTCGAAGGCGTCATGACCGGTGACCCACGCGTCGTCGAAGGCGCACGCAACGTCTCCCAGATTACGGTCGACGAATTGCGCGACCTCTCGTTTCGCGGCGCGGAAGTCGTCGCCCCGAGCGCACTCACCTACAAAGACGAGAACTTAGACGTTCGCGTCGTCCACTACCAACACGGTGACCTCCTCTCTGGCGGGACGAGCATCGAAGGCCAGTTCGAGAACATCATCGACCTGCGCGAGACGCGCCTCGCGTGCATCACGGTCGCCGGGCGTTCGATTCGCAATAAACCCGGGATTCTCGCCACGCTCTCACAGAAGCTTGGGGAGGCGGACATCAACATCGACGCCGTCGCAAGCGGCATGGATTCGGTGACGTTCTACATCGCCGCAGACCGGGCATCTGAGGCAGAAAAAGTGCTTCACGAGTGCGTTGTCGAAGAAGAACTGTTGTCGAGCGTGACGGTCGAAGACGACATCGCGGTCATCCGCGTCACCGGCGGTCTGATGAGCGAACCCGGCGTCGTCCGCGATATCATCGGCCCGCTCGCCGACGCGCACATCTCGATTCACGACATCATCACGAGCGCCTCATCCGTCGGCGTGTTCGTCGATTGGGACGTTCGAGAGTCCGCGCTCAAGGCCATCCAGTCTGACTTCTGA
- a CDS encoding ATPase domain-containing protein, producing MVDDTTGHAEGQEPRCDFCRHLIPETPVVASVEESEYQFCSQACREALEKSAYVFTESHGFMWFDPGVSALNTSLPQGAPRNAFVLLSGPAGTRDRALQAELIWRTLQRDESAIIVSFQEPPGSIVQQFLTFEWNVLPYLERDQLHILDCFTYRLSTRSRMYERMNEWNQHLHRVAENATTTIRDPTDIDEVTNKLDNCLENHNLVDSGLVLIDSLTEFGALVQPVRAYEFVRTIRADVCKGRFVPVYAGATVVTEESLFPHDLAYAVDGVIDLRLTEKLVPETLLKQIRIRKMNGVLVIPEWHTYEYTSGLGMVTFDPEEEQAKSAAKATETDENTPDHADAETDDQHTDRPDDTV from the coding sequence ATGGTAGATGATACCACTGGGCATGCTGAGGGGCAGGAGCCGCGGTGTGATTTCTGCCGCCATCTCATCCCGGAGACACCGGTCGTGGCCAGTGTTGAGGAGTCTGAGTACCAATTTTGCTCTCAGGCGTGTCGTGAGGCGCTCGAAAAGAGCGCGTACGTCTTCACCGAATCTCACGGCTTCATGTGGTTCGACCCCGGCGTGTCTGCACTCAACACCAGCCTTCCACAGGGCGCACCACGCAACGCTTTCGTCCTTCTGTCGGGGCCTGCGGGCACCCGTGACCGCGCGTTGCAGGCCGAACTCATCTGGCGCACCCTCCAACGGGACGAATCCGCGATTATCGTGAGCTTTCAGGAACCGCCCGGCTCGATTGTCCAACAGTTTCTCACTTTCGAGTGGAACGTCCTGCCCTACTTAGAGCGCGACCAACTCCACATTCTCGACTGTTTCACCTACCGGCTCTCGACGCGAAGTCGGATGTACGAGCGTATGAACGAGTGGAACCAACACCTCCACCGCGTCGCAGAGAACGCGACGACGACCATCCGCGACCCGACGGACATAGACGAGGTGACGAACAAACTCGACAACTGCCTCGAAAACCACAACCTCGTGGACTCGGGGCTTGTGCTCATCGACTCGCTCACCGAGTTCGGTGCGCTCGTCCAACCCGTCAGAGCCTACGAGTTCGTCCGCACGATTCGCGCAGACGTTTGCAAAGGCCGGTTCGTCCCCGTCTACGCCGGAGCGACGGTCGTCACCGAGGAATCGCTGTTCCCCCACGACTTGGCGTACGCCGTCGATGGCGTTATCGACCTGCGGCTCACCGAAAAACTCGTCCCAGAAACGCTGTTAAAGCAGATTCGCATCCGCAAGATGAACGGCGTGCTCGTCATCCCCGAGTGGCACACCTACGAGTACACCTCCGGGCTTGGCATGGTGACGTTCGACCCCGAAGAAGAGCAAGCAAAGAGCGCGGCGAAGGCGACAGAAACCGACGAAAACACACCTGACCATGCAGACGCCGAAACTGACGACCAGCACACCGATCGCCCCGACGATACGGTCTAA
- a CDS encoding DNA-directed DNA polymerase II small subunit: MPLESDARVVSELVSRGYNAEREAVTLIASSADPTRTLTLALDTLPADALKLTAAHVRAVLDQSDPSASTADVQTAVDSVPDSTPVETAPEAFERTVDHSLRSLQIANDMTGESTGTGRYEDFVAVFRDRYERLSAKLRSRVNHRTTRALKSMPGNSEAGIIGMVSDVRSTANGHWIIELEDTNGVFPCLVMKDRPLADLVNEILLDEVIAVDGTLSDDAGILFVESLYFPDIPRTHKPSTADRHVQAALISDVHVGSQEFMADAWSDFAHWLHTEEAEHVEYLCIAGDMVEGVGIYPNQDEELTIIDIYDQYEEFSEYLKEVPGDMEIVMIPGNHDAVRLAEPQPGFSDELRDIMTAHDAQIASNPSVVTLEGVSVLMYHGVSLDEVIAELPADKASYEEPHKAMYQLLKKRHVAPQYGGHTRVAPEEKDYLVIDEVPDIFHTGHVHKLGYGMYHNVLALNSGCWQAQTDFQKSVNINPDSGFAPIVDLDTLEMTIRSFN; encoded by the coding sequence GTGCCTTTAGAGAGCGACGCCCGCGTCGTCAGCGAACTCGTCAGCCGGGGATACAACGCTGAACGCGAAGCGGTCACCCTCATCGCGAGTTCGGCCGACCCGACGCGCACGCTCACTCTTGCGCTCGATACGCTCCCTGCGGATGCGCTCAAACTCACCGCCGCCCACGTCCGGGCTGTTCTCGACCAGAGTGACCCCTCTGCTTCCACTGCAGATGTACAGACTGCGGTCGATAGTGTCCCGGATTCGACTCCAGTTGAAACCGCGCCCGAAGCGTTCGAGCGGACGGTCGACCACTCGCTTCGCTCGCTTCAGATTGCGAACGATATGACCGGCGAGAGCACCGGAACGGGGCGATATGAGGACTTCGTCGCCGTGTTTCGCGACCGTTACGAGCGGCTGTCTGCAAAACTCCGCTCGCGCGTGAACCACCGCACGACGCGCGCGCTCAAGTCCATGCCCGGAAACAGTGAGGCGGGCATCATCGGGATGGTCAGTGACGTGCGTTCGACCGCCAACGGCCACTGGATAATCGAACTTGAGGACACGAACGGCGTGTTCCCGTGTCTCGTGATGAAAGACCGACCGCTCGCAGACCTCGTCAACGAGATTTTACTCGACGAAGTCATCGCCGTGGACGGAACGCTCTCTGACGACGCAGGTATCTTGTTTGTCGAATCGCTCTACTTCCCGGACATCCCGCGCACCCACAAGCCCTCGACCGCAGACCGCCACGTACAGGCGGCGCTCATCAGCGACGTGCACGTCGGCAGCCAGGAGTTCATGGCCGACGCGTGGAGTGATTTCGCCCATTGGCTCCACACCGAGGAGGCAGAACACGTCGAGTATCTGTGTATCGCGGGCGACATGGTGGAGGGCGTCGGCATCTACCCGAATCAGGACGAAGAACTCACCATCATCGACATCTACGACCAGTACGAGGAGTTCTCTGAGTACCTGAAGGAGGTGCCCGGCGACATGGAAATCGTGATGATTCCGGGCAATCACGACGCGGTGCGCCTCGCAGAACCCCAACCCGGGTTTTCCGACGAACTCAGAGATATAATGACCGCCCACGACGCACAGATTGCGTCGAACCCCTCCGTCGTCACGCTCGAAGGCGTGTCCGTGTTGATGTACCACGGCGTGTCACTCGACGAGGTCATCGCAGAGCTTCCCGCGGACAAAGCCAGCTACGAAGAGCCACACAAGGCGATGTACCAACTCCTGAAAAAGCGCCACGTCGCGCCACAGTACGGCGGTCACACGCGGGTTGCACCCGAAGAGAAGGACTATCTCGTCATCGACGAGGTCCCGGACATCTTCCACACCGGTCACGTCCACAAACTCGGCTACGGAATGTACCACAACGTGCTTGCGCTCAACAGCGGCTGTTGGCAGGCACAGACGGATTTCCAGAAAAGTGTGAACATCAACCCGGACTCCGGCTTCGCGCCTATCGTCGACTTAGACACGCTCGAAATGACGATTCGCTCGTTCAATTAG
- a CDS encoding S26 family signal peptidase, whose product MSVPGDRPDEEPSGVVGWLRWLATTDHEGVAYARELLVSVGAVVLVGLILFAVSGIWPPMVAVESGSMEPNMMTGDLVFVMEEHRFAAGEAYDETGVVTNAIGAHTEYVKFNNYGDVIVFQPNGNSGTTPIIHRAMFHVNESENWYTKANPDYIQGAQNCEQLAHCPAPNDGFVTKGDANSIYDQVGNQNPVRPSWVIGTAEFRIPILGNIRLWVSETFSLFGGMVAFGRPRLFA is encoded by the coding sequence ATGAGTGTCCCGGGTGACCGACCCGACGAAGAGCCGTCCGGAGTCGTCGGATGGCTTCGATGGCTTGCAACCACCGACCACGAGGGGGTTGCCTACGCCCGCGAACTGCTCGTGAGCGTGGGCGCAGTCGTCCTCGTCGGGCTCATCTTGTTCGCCGTGAGCGGCATCTGGCCGCCGATGGTCGCCGTCGAAAGTGGCAGTATGGAGCCCAACATGATGACGGGCGACCTCGTGTTCGTGATGGAAGAACACCGCTTTGCGGCGGGTGAAGCCTACGACGAAACGGGGGTTGTGACCAACGCCATCGGCGCACACACGGAGTACGTCAAATTCAACAACTACGGCGACGTCATCGTGTTCCAGCCCAACGGCAACAGCGGAACGACCCCGATTATCCACCGGGCGATGTTCCACGTAAACGAGAGCGAAAACTGGTACACCAAGGCGAACCCCGACTACATCCAAGGGGCACAAAACTGCGAGCAACTCGCCCACTGCCCCGCCCCGAACGACGGCTTCGTCACGAAAGGCGACGCAAACAGCATCTACGACCAAGTCGGCAACCAGAACCCCGTCCGCCCGTCGTGGGTGATTGGCACCGCGGAGTTCCGCATCCCGATTCTCGGCAACATCCGGCTGTGGGTCTCAGAGACGTTCTCGCTGTTCGGCGGGATGGTTGCATTCGGACGGCCACGGCTGTTCGCCTGA
- a CDS encoding Cdc6/Cdc18 family protein, whose translation MAPDETHTDGGTDDTDTSREFDVDLDDVVLDDHGLEDPEEASQGLFDDLLSGEPIFENKEVLRPSYTPHKLPHRVEQINNMATILVAALRGETPSNILIYGKTGTGKTASAKFVSKELETTSQKYEVPCEVEYINCEVTDTQYRVLAQLANKFIEKNEQVIEDKLDRLESLRERAADDSAALEETRFASLDALDERLSVLEDDLASFEPVPMTGWPTDRVYTTFFEAVDYNERVVVIMLDEIDKLVEKSGDDTLYNLSRMNSELDNSRISIIGISNDLKFTDFLDPRVKSSLGEEEIVFPPYDANQLRDILQHRADVSFKPDSLSDDVIPLCAAFAAQEHGDARRALDLLRTAGELAERDQIDRVEEKHVRKAQDKIELDRVVEVVRTLPTQSKLVLFSTIMLEKNGVHNINTGEVYNIYKRLCGEIDADILTQRRVTDLISELDMLGIVNAVVVSKGRYGRTKEISLSVPIDETEAVLLSDSRLSEIGDVQPFVQARFDN comes from the coding sequence ATGGCACCTGACGAAACACACACGGATGGCGGTACTGACGACACAGACACCAGTCGAGAGTTCGACGTGGATTTAGACGACGTCGTCTTAGACGACCACGGCCTCGAAGACCCGGAAGAGGCGTCACAAGGGCTGTTTGACGACCTCTTGAGCGGTGAGCCAATCTTCGAGAACAAGGAGGTGCTCCGCCCGTCGTACACGCCGCACAAACTCCCCCACCGCGTAGAGCAAATCAACAACATGGCGACGATTCTCGTCGCCGCACTGCGCGGGGAGACGCCGTCTAACATCCTCATCTACGGCAAGACCGGGACCGGCAAGACGGCGAGTGCGAAGTTCGTCTCGAAAGAACTCGAAACCACCTCACAGAAGTACGAAGTGCCGTGTGAGGTCGAGTACATCAACTGCGAGGTGACCGACACCCAGTATCGCGTGCTCGCGCAGCTCGCGAACAAGTTCATCGAGAAAAACGAGCAGGTCATCGAAGACAAACTCGACCGTCTGGAGTCGTTGCGCGAGCGCGCGGCCGATGACTCTGCGGCACTCGAAGAGACTCGGTTTGCCTCGCTTGACGCGCTCGACGAGCGCCTGTCGGTACTCGAAGACGACCTCGCGTCGTTCGAACCCGTGCCGATGACCGGGTGGCCAACCGACCGCGTCTACACCACCTTCTTCGAAGCCGTCGATTACAACGAGCGCGTCGTCGTCATCATGCTCGACGAAATCGACAAACTCGTCGAGAAATCCGGCGATGACACCCTCTATAATCTCTCGCGGATGAACTCGGAACTCGACAACTCCCGCATCTCGATCATCGGCATCTCGAACGACCTCAAGTTCACCGACTTCCTCGACCCGCGCGTGAAATCCTCGCTTGGCGAAGAAGAAATCGTCTTCCCGCCGTACGACGCGAATCAACTGCGCGACATCCTCCAACACCGGGCGGACGTGTCGTTCAAGCCCGACTCACTTTCTGACGACGTGATTCCACTGTGTGCGGCGTTCGCCGCCCAGGAACACGGTGACGCACGCCGCGCGCTCGACCTGCTTCGGACGGCGGGCGAACTCGCAGAGCGCGACCAGATAGACCGCGTCGAGGAGAAACACGTCCGCAAGGCACAGGACAAAATCGAACTCGACCGCGTGGTCGAAGTCGTCCGCACCCTTCCAACGCAGTCGAAACTCGTACTCTTCTCGACTATCATGCTCGAGAAAAACGGCGTCCACAACATCAACACGGGCGAGGTGTACAACATCTACAAGCGCCTGTGTGGCGAAATCGACGCCGACATCCTCACCCAGCGCCGCGTCACCGACCTCATCAGCGAACTCGACATGCTCGGCATCGTAAACGCCGTCGTCGTGAGCAAGGGGCGCTACGGGCGCACGAAAGAAATCAGCTTGTCTGTGCCAATCGACGAGACAGAAGCCGTCCTCCTCTCAGATTCACGCCTCAGCGAGATTGGCGACGTCCAACCGTTCGTCCAAGCGCGGTTCGATAACTAA